The following proteins are co-located in the Hydractinia symbiolongicarpus strain clone_291-10 chromosome 7, HSymV2.1, whole genome shotgun sequence genome:
- the LOC130649551 gene encoding uncharacterized protein LOC130649551, protein MFNEIWSNQSGCHSPFPSRQSITSNQRLILALCYAILTPLALSLNGFLIYGLFKTKQHSHMFARFILVLSVSDFCIGLFVQPVLIYLFISKEEGRTSCLVSWYLTFVAYVLLNLSGLVIFLVSVDRFLRLRKSLTYVHLMTIKRVNMLLLTALVFSIAIAVGCIVTSELGYFCYYNMVVISINGLAAGGILIFYLLAWRNVRHRISSLRSFQKSRSSLNNITSCLNEDLPVTTQANDKLSQKKLLSKSKISLAAKKSRPQYDAAMTRTVAAILLCCCLTYPPYFGVSFIRSLRLAIQGECKNKSSENTIWFFAAFFLMFINSTANAILYSCHNRPLKELMKKLLTRVVKESNVVIELTSKSSSQAVCEANGTKQRDNV, encoded by the coding sequence ATGTTCAATGAAATTTGGTCTAATCAATCTGGATGTCACAGTCCATTTCCAAGTCGTCAAAGCATTACATCAAATCAAAGGTTGATCCTGGCTCTATGTTACGCGATCCTTACACCGTTAGCACTATCTCTGAATGGATTCTTGATATATGGATTGTTCAAAACTAAGCAACATAGTCACATGTTCGCCCGGTTTATTCTCGTGTTATCCGTTTCGGATTTTTGTATTGGATTATTTGTTCAACccgttttaatttatttatttatttcaaaagagGAAGGAAGGACAAGCTGTTTGGTGTCATGGTATCTAACTTTTGTGGCTTATGTGTTGCTAAATCTTTCTGGGTTGGTCATTTTTTTAGTCTCCGTTGACCGATTTTTAAGGTTGAGAAAATCACTAACGTACGTGCATTTGATGACCATTAAGCGAGTCAACATGTTGTTGTTAACAGCACTTGTGTTTTCGATTGCTATAGCAGTGGGATGTATTGTCACATCCGAATTGGGATACTTTTGTTATTACAACATGGTAGTGATATCGATAAATGGATTGGCTGCTGGAGGGATAttgatattttatttgttgGCATGGAGAAACGTTCGGCATAGAATAAGTTCATTAcgtagttttcagaaaagcaGAAGTTCACTGAATAACATTACCTCATGTTTGAATGAGGATTTGCCAGTAACAACACAAGCGAATGACAAGCTCTCCCAAAAGAAATTATTAAGTAAATCAAAAATATCGCTCGCTGCAAAGAAATCAAGACCGCAATACGACGCAGCAATGACAAGAACTGTGGCAGCGATTTTATTATGTTGTTGTCTTACCTACCCACCATATTTTGGTGTCTCCTTTATTCGTTCTTTGCGTTTAGCTATACAGGGTGAATGCAAGAATAAATCAAGTGAGAACACCATTTGGTTTTTCGCAGCCTTTTTTCTGATGTTTATAAATTCGACAGCGAACGCTATTCTGTATTCCTGCCACAACAGACCGCTGAAAGAGTTAATGAAAAAACTGTTAACACGTGTTGTTAAAGAATCCAATGTTGTGATTGAGTTGACATCGAAAAGCAGTTCGCAGGCTGTTTGTGAAGCAAACGGAACTAAACAACGTGATAATGTGTAA